In a genomic window of Acropora muricata isolate sample 2 chromosome 2, ASM3666990v1, whole genome shotgun sequence:
- the LOC136905698 gene encoding keratin-associated protein 10-4-like — MRSFQVPFLIAVVLAVLLTVTPASAIVDDRQCFVRQNRTCYQYALTRRKTLSCSVDGKIFKHCQQICNAGKCNMSCSSPHSCQQRCYGSFCESLDCKGKNCKQYCIRGRCSMKCSSDECTQTCNVGGCEMKCPGNAKRCIQNCRRGNCKMHCPSGVQYCHQTCESGRCLMLCEGKKCIHSCRRGECLYSAQPENVTALAIVSTCNQATAHRESICYQHCMNGDCQLESVESFSMQSQVCYGGNCNLKCSAGAKCSQVCVGRQCQLITCTSDICIQECIAGGCHMECYSRICTQICRGGNCKMGCLSSNSTVCYQTCTGGGCITSCEGENCNPRCFGGQCKHSVYQPPGITHKATCDKMEDETCVQTCQSKVGCAIANRPKNPPQISNQTCDEGFCYMNCTGSDVCHQTCNGAKCYTASCNARECDQVCNGKDCGLMECDADTCTQRCFGWGCHLKCHPSVQVCNQICIAEKGRCHLECWAHQCVTTLI, encoded by the coding sequence ATGAGGTCTTTTCAAGTGCCGTTCCTTATTGCCGTCGTTCTTGCTGTTCTTCTCACGGTCACGCCAGCCTCAGCGATCGTTGATGACCGACAGTGCTTCGTGAGACAAAACCGCACGTGTTACCAGTACGCactaacaagaagaaaaacGCTAAGCTGCTCAGTGGACGGAAAGATATTCAAGCATTGCCAGCAAATATGCAATGCAGGAAAGTGTAACATGTCATGCTCCTCACCACATTCATGCCAACAGCGGTGCTATGGAAGTTTTTGCGAGTCTCTCGATTGCAAGGGAAAGAATTGCAAACAATATTGTATCCGTGGCCGTTGCAGTATGAAGTGTTCCTCGGACGAATGCACTCAGACGTGCAATGTCGGGGGGTGCGAAATGAAATGCCCGGGAAATGCCAAGCGTTGCATCCAGAACTGTCGTCGGGGAAATTGCAAAATGCATTGCCCTTCAGGGGTGCAATATTGTCACCAAACATGCGAATCAGGGAGATGCCTGATGCTTTGTGAAGGAAAGAAATGCATACATTCATGTCGCAGGGGCGAATGCTTGTACTCCGCTCAACCTGAGAATGTCACTGCATTGGCTATTGTATCAACTTGCAACCAGGCAACAGCTCACAGGGAGAGCATTTGCTACCAGCATTGTATGAATGGTGACTGTCAGCTTGAAAGCGTCGAGAGCTTTTCAATGCAAAGTCAGGTTTGTTACGGAGGGAACTGCAACTTGAAATGCAGCGCTGGTGCAAAATGCAGCCAGGTTTGTGTCGGACGACAATGCCAGCTAATCACTTGCACGTCGGACATTTGCATTCAGGAATGCATAGCTGGAGGATGCCATATGGAATGTTATTCTAGGATCTGCACACAGATTTGCAGAGGAGGAAATTGCAAGATGGGTTGCTTATCTTCCAACTCGACAGTCTGCTATCAAACCTGTACTGGAGGAGGCTGCATAACCTCATGTGAAGGAGAAAATTGCAATCCACGATGCTTTGGAGGGCAATGCAAGCATTCAGTTTATCAACCTCCAGGGATCACACACAAAGCGACTTGCGACAAAATGGAGGACGAAACGTGTGTGCAGACTTGTCAATCAAAGGTTGGTTGTGCGATAGCAAACAGACCCAAGAATCCACCTCAAATCTCCAATCAAACTTGCGATGAAGGATTCTGCTATATGAATTGCACTGGTTCTGACGTTTGCCATCAGacatgcaacggtgcaaaatgCTACACAGCATCGTGCAATGCGCGAGAATGCGATCAAGTTTGCAATGGAAAAGACTGCGGTTTGATGGAGTGCGATGCTGATACTTGCACCCAAAGATGTTTTGGATGGGGATGCCATCTGAAATGCCATCCATCTGTACAGGTTTGCAATCAAATCTGCATAGCTGAGAAAGGAAGATGCCATCTGGAATGCTGGGCGCATCAATGTGTTACGACGTTAATATAA
- the LOC136905722 gene encoding BTB/POZ domain-containing protein 6-B-like: MALVSTAKNRITISENWQTEKRSIRERAALMINNPLMSDVKFVINGSSRNSDKSKEVIHAHKFLLSLGSPVLHAMFYSNLADSRSDIPLDDCDPLSFLEFIRYLYCDEVHLTSGNVFELLYLAKKYIVPFLAESCCRFLELELRENNVFRILEHARLFSESHLEQQCWKLLDTKTSACLQTEGLLWISQDTLSSLLKRDSLTLVDGECAIFKAAKRWADANCKVRGMVPTGENIRSVLKDAIQFIRFPMIPPRLFSEIIIPTGILTEKEASQVYLFHKQGGTADPGMQFSCIPRGPLLQPRRNPQVELSRCYRYRENHTFPSSESFTFVSETLKFTTSKEMYFAGVRLFAHKEVGKYFLAKLRVSKCQGLKEDVANVRGTFTVGSLPRHLADRLGFDIMVPMPFLVSRETQFIVKINLVGTDQARVSPNRGVPMKFVKSDGIEFRFEGESRQILEVLFYTT; this comes from the coding sequence ATGGCATTGGTATCGACCGCTAAGAACAGAATAACGATTTCTGAGAACTGGCAAACAGAAAAGAGAAGTATTCGTGAAAGGGCTGCGCTCATGATAAATAATCCCCTTATGAGCGATGTCAAGTTTGTTATCAACGGTTCAAGCCGCAACAGCGACAAAAGTAAAGAGGTTATACACGCTCACAAGTTTCTTCTGTCTCTTGGTAGCCCTGTTTTACACGCTATGTTCTACAGCAACTTGGCTGACTCTAGGAGCGACATCCCTCTCGATGACTGCGACCCCCTAAGTTTTCTCGAGTTCATTCGATACTTGTACTGTGATGAAGTGCACTTGACCTCTGGAAATGTTTTCGAGTTGTTGTACTTGGCCAAGAAGTACATTGTGCCATTTCTGGCCGAAAGTTGTTGCCGATTCCTGGAGTTAGAGTTGAGAGAAAACAATGTCTTTAGGATCTTGGAGCATGCAAGGTTGTTCTCAGAATCGCATCTTGAGCAACAATGTTGGAAACTCCTGGACACTAAAACGAGCGCCTGTTTACAAACCGAGGGTCTTCTTTGGATCAGCCAAGATACACTTTCTTCACTTCTCAAGAGGGATTCGCTGACGTTGGTGGACGGTGaatgtgctatttttaaagCTGCAAAACGCTGGGCAGATGCCAATTGCAAAGTTCGAGGAATGGTGCCGACTGGAGAAAACATAAGAAGTGTGCTAAAAGATGCCATCCAGTTTATTCGATTTCCTATGATCCCGCCTCGTTTATTCAGTGAAATCATCATACCTACTGGAATACTAACAGAGAAAGAAGCTTCTCAAGTCTACCTATTCCATAAACAGGGTGGTACGGCTGATCCCGGGATGCAATTCTCATGTATTCCTCGCGGTCCGCTTTTACAGCCCCGGCGGAACCCGCAAGTCGAGTTATCTCGTTGCTATAGATACAGAGAAAACCACACATTTCCCAGTTCCGAGAGTTTTACCTTCGTGTCGGAAACCCTCAAGTTCACAACCAGTAAGGAAATGTACTTTGCAGGGGTCCGCCTTTTCGCGCATAAAGAAGTGGGGAAGTATTTCTTGGCGAAGCTCAGAGTTTCAAAGTGTCAAGGATTGAAAGAGGATGTTGCAAATGTCCGCGGGACTTTCACAGTGGGCTCACTCCCAAGGCACCTTGCTGATAGACTTGGATTTGACATAATGGTTCCCATGCCATTTCTTGTTTCCAGGGAAACCCAGTTCATTGTTAAGATCAATTTAGTGGGGACTGATCAGGCGCGGGTTTCTCCTAACAGAGGCGTCCCAATGAAATTTGTCAAGAGTGATGGAATTGAGTTTAGGTTTGAGGGTGAATCGAGGCAAATCCTGGAAGTTTTGTTCTACACCACTTAG
- the LOC136905666 gene encoding leucine-rich repeat-containing protein 74B-like, translating to MSTAELETISESPVESLKDSDRFSLQGDVALLESEDEAVVPVESVGGFFIKHGTFMGTENEISESSDAAENDSDYDTDLDVEEKAEKYDTTGSKIYLQTCKFLDVTPVSFFLKNIHEERLDLKHRLLGPKGGKALAVALERNTTLQSLNLHDNYLEGDGGAAIASMMKENYYITELDVSSNHLGFKGCQCVCDMLQNNSTLLKIDLSDNGLDDRATVSLLEAFKGNDKLAWMNLSHNKFSERSGESLGLGISSNDSLEYLDLSWNHLRRKGAIEIANGLRTNCTLKSLNLSYNGFSNDGALAIAEAFRANNTLIELDLSNNRITNQGALCIARGLEGNNTLEVLKIGSNPIGSEGAKTILSAVKNYTDSALTQLHLKDVYLDEGFDHLLEEVREVKPDIQIFANLRPAVKQPLSVVRSYISGNQQQWLEYCQQFDSHGGCTISRSNFVTCLKSAGIDFGLEATARLLTLLDPWNHGYINYTSKILGYRNLLPQDET from the exons ATGTCCACGGCTGAACTGGAAACTATCTCAGAATCTCCCGTGGAAAGTCTGAAAGACAGTGATAGATTTAGCCTCCAG GGTGATGTGGCGTTACTGGAGAGCGAAGATGAGGCAGTCGTACCAGTCGAAAGTGTGGGAGGCTTTTTCATCAAGCATGGCACTTTCATGGGAAcggaaaatgaaatttctgaGAGCTCTGATGCTGCggaaaatgatagcgattatgACACTGATCTTGATGTAGAAG AAAAGGCAGAAAAATATGATACGACTGGAAGTAAGATCTACCTTCAGACTTGCAAATTCCTGGACGTAACGCCTGTTTCGTTCTTCTTGAAGAATATCCATGAAGAGAGACTTGATTTGAAACATCGTCTGTTGGGACCCAAAGGTGGGAAGGCTTTAGCAGTTGCACTCGAG cgaAATACCACACTTCAGAGCCTCAATCTCCATGATAACTACCTGGAGGGAGACGGAGGAGCAGCCATTGCAAGCATGATGAAGGAAAACTATTACATCACAGAACTG GATGTGTCCTCAAATCACTTGGGTTTCAAGGGATGCCAATGCGTGTGTGATATGCTACAAAACAACTCCACATTGCTCAAAATCGATCTGTCTGACAATGGCCTTGACGATAGGGCTACCGTCTCTCTTCTTGAGGCGTTCAAA GGAAATGACAAACTCGCCTGGATGAACCTTAGTCATAACAAGTTCTCGGAACGATCTGGCGAAAGTTTGGGACTTGGAATAA GCTCAAACGATTCTTTAGAGTATCTGGATTTAAGCTGGAATCATCTGCGACGGAAAGGAGCCATCGAGATTGCGAATGGGTTACGG ACAAACTGTACCCTGAAGTCGTTGAATCTATCTTATAATGGATTTTCCAATGACGGAGCGTTGGCGATAGCTGAGGCATTCAGAGCAAACAATACACTTATTGAACTAGACCTAAG TAACAACAGAATTACAAATCAGGGAGCTTTGTGCATAGCAAGGGGACTGGAGGGTAATAACACGCTGGAAGTTCTTAAG ATAGGTAGCAACCCAATAGGGAGTGAAGGAGCGAAGACCATTTTATCAGCCGTGAAAAACTATACAGACAGCGCTCTGACACAACTACACTTGAAG GATGTGTATTTAGATGAAGGATTTGATCACCTTCTAGAGGAAGTACGAGAGGTGAAACCCGACATTCAAATCTTTGCCAATCTACGGCCTGCTGTAAAACAGCCACTTAGTGTTGTAAGGAGTTACATCTCGGGAAATCAACAGCAGTGGTTGGAGTATTGTCAACAGTTCGACTCCCACGGTGGATGCACGATATCGAGAAGTAACTTCGTGACTTGCCTGAAG AGTGCTGGTATTGACTTTGGGTTGGAAGCAACGGCTCGCTTGCTGACCTTGCTAGATCCGTGGAATCATGGTTATATAAATTACAC AAGCAAGATTCTCGGATATCGAAACTTATTGCCCCAAGATGAAACGTGA
- the LOC136897955 gene encoding rRNA-processing protein FCF1 homolog: MGTHFVPTHRASLTQRCLLVTHSQHVCRHFVRSVLILFIMGKTKVIKKFTSMKRMISLKDSRIKENQEKEMEKRKKAEEAATNHVEQVSSALFFQYNTQLGPPFFVLVDTNFINFSISNKLDIFQSMMDCLYAKCTPCITDCVMGEIEKLGRKYRVALRMAKDPRFERLPCMHKGIYADDCLVNRVQQHKCYIVATCDRDLKRRIRKIPGVPIMFITHHRYSIERMPDAYGAPRL, from the exons ATGGGCACACATTTTGTACCCACACACAGAGCGTCGCTAACACAGCGGTGTCTACTGGTTACACATAGCCAACACGTGTGTCGCCATTTTGTCAGGAGTGTTCTCATATTATTCATTATG GGTAAGACGAAGGTGATAAAGAAATTTACTTCTATGAAGCGAATGATTTCGCTAAAAGATAGTAGAAT caaagaaaaccaagaaaaagagatggaaaaaaggaagaaagcaGAAGAAGCAGCAACCAACCATGT AGAGCAAGTTTCATCTGCCTTATTCTTTCAATACAACACTCAGCTTGGTCCTCCattctttgttttggttgacACCAACTTTATCAACTTCTCCATCAGTAACAAGCTTGATATTTTCCAGTCCATGATGGACTGCCTCTATGCAAAAT GTACCCCTTGCATCACTGACTGTGTAATGGGTGAGATCGAAAAGCTTGGACGAAAATACAGAGTGGCTCTTAG gATGGCCAAGGATCCTCGATTTGAGCGTCTTCCATGCATGCACAAGGGAATCTATGCCGATGACTGCCTTGTCAACAGAGTACAGCAA CACAAGTGTTATATTGTAGCCACATGCGACAGAGACTTGAAAAGGAGAATTCGTAAGATTCCTGGAGTGCCCATAATGTTCATTACACATCATAG ATACTCAATTGAAAGGATGCCCGATGCCTATGGAG CTCCAAGGTTGTGA
- the LOC136897781 gene encoding uncharacterized protein, giving the protein MAGYSGISMPQTGSMRTSGQPVFYHKKWLKNFKSSRNFKELRTEIMRQTLEACVNFKYALEDGTIVTFSDHESVSKDARKTMLHTNESPPKRKATKDVFETKITVVNVDCLEQAIRLRSEGLNPAVLNMASSRRPGGGYLSGAGAQEENLFRRTNYVQHLADPRKEFDPERSWTYRLPEIACVYSTNVFIIRASEAEGYAFLPHPVPMSFLALSAYCNPPLTSNKQKLSPEIAEKTKQKMRCMFATGLLYGHDSLVLSALGCGAFRNPPCHMAQLFKEVLLEKEFVDRYKLISFAIIDDHNAKGKGNYQPFVEVFGKLS; this is encoded by the exons ATGGCTGGCTATTCTGGAATAAGCATGCCTCAAACAGGAAGCATGAGGACCTCAGGGCAGCCCGTTTTTTACCATAAAAAGTGGCTCAAAAACTTCAAGTCTTCGAGAAATTTCAAAGAACTGAGAACAGAAATAATGCGGCAAACGCTGGAAGCTTGCGTAAACTTCAAATACGCTTTAGAAGATGGTACCATTGTAACATTTTCAGATCATGAAAGTGTATCAAAAGATGCCCGAAAAACAATGCTTCACACAAACGAATCCCCGCCCAAACGCAAAGCTACAAAGGACGTTTTTGAAACGAAAATAACTGTGGTAAATGTTGATTGCCTCGAGCAGGCGATACGATTAAGAAGTGAAGGGTTGAATCCAGCAGTTTTGAATATGGCCTCATCGCGCAGACCAG GAGGAGGTTACCTGTCAGGTGCAGGTGCACAAGAGGAAAACTTATTTCGCCGAACCAATTATGTGCAACATTTAGCGGACCCTCGCAAAGAATTTGACCCTGAAAGAAGTTGGACGTACAGACTGCCAGAAATTGCATGTGTCTACTCAACAAACGTCTTCATAATTCGAGCGTCCGAAGCTGAGGGTTACGCATTTCTTCCTCACCCAGTTCCGATGTCTTTTCTTGCCCTATCTGCTTATTGCAATCCACCTCTCAcaagcaacaaacaaaaactttCCCCAGAAATTGCGgagaaaacgaaacaaaagatGCGATGCATGTTTGCCACAGGACTGCTCTATGGTCATGATTCTCTAGTTCTGTCAGCACTTGGTTGTGGTGCATTTAGAAACCCTCCTTGTCACATGGCTCAGCTATTTAAAGAGGTGTTATTAGAAAAAGAATTTGTCGACAGATACAAATTAATCTCATTTGCCATCATTGATGATCACAATGCTAAAGGAAAAGGGAATTATCAACCTTTTGTTGAGGTGTTTGGTAAATTATCATGA
- the LOC136897921 gene encoding uncharacterized protein, with the protein MDHQMDDIFSAVGTFSTFYPNGYPRCETVKKGLRRLLCDKYRNDTRSFKDKFVHPTSRLLSKLQEQNFPLFLPNGDTNLHIVPPLDKLNIGEYFYQVGHTNPGLLVVKFAKYLNQRGTVEPLQRAKVPDEDHDIAFTKEYFDKVRKEAGPLGDSLLHTIIVLRRPEWSIQRVDAINHLSNACVFLYFGLSIIFTLGFCPTKCMIYECILTQITLLFDWGFIKMYIVLIQKLLLIFKLALLVK; encoded by the exons ATGGATCACCAAATGGAT GACATCTTTTCTGCTGTTGGGACCTTTAGTACATTCTATCCAAATGGATACCCAAGGTGTGAAACTGTGAAGAAAGGACTGAGACGACTGCTGTGTGACAAATACCGCAACGATACCAGGAGCTTCAAAGACAAGTTTGTTCATCCCACTAGTCGTCTGCTAAGTAAATTGCAAGAGCAG AACTTTCCTCTTTTCCTGCCCAATGGTGACACCAATCTACACATTGTACCACCTCTGGATAAACTCAATATTGGGGAGTATTTTTATCAG GTTGGTCACACCAACCCAGGTCTATTGGTAGTGAAGTTTGCCAAGTATCTGAATCAACGAGGAACAGTGGAACCGCTGCAACGAGCAAAAGTCCCAGATGAAGATCACGACATTGCATTCACAAAGGAGTACTTTGACAAAGTGCGGAAAGAAGCAGGACCATTAGGAGATTCACTGCTGCACACCATAATTGTCTTAAGACGTCCTGAATGGTCAATTCAGCGAGTGGATGCAATTAACCATCTGAGCAATGCatgtgtttttctttattttggtCTTTCCATTATCTTCACACTAGGTTTTTGTCCTACAAAATGCATGATATATGAATGCATTCTGACACAAATCACTCTACTATTTGACTGGGGCTTCATCAAAATGTACATTGTACTAATCcaaaaattactattaatttttaaactggctcttttagtaaaataa